Genomic window (Ureibacillus composti):
AGGGACAAGCGGTTAACCCAAAAGAAGATGATGCTGCACCAAAGAAAAAACAACCGGTTCGTAAAGTTGAAACGATTGGTCGAAATGATTTATGTCCATGTGGAAGTGGCAAAAAGTTCAAAAATTGTCACGGTGTAACGAATTAATTAAGGTTTTTTATTTATAAACCGAGGCTGTCAATAGTGGCAGCTCGGTTTTCTCAATTTTATTTGTTGGAGGAAATGATTAATGTTTGAATTTGCAGATGTAAGAAATGTTTTAGAAACTTCAGCCAAGAAACTGGCGGACTTCAGGGGGTCTCTTTGACTTAGAGAACAAAGAGGCACGTATTCAAGAATTAGATGAAATGATGTTAATGCCAGACTTTTGGAATGACCAAAATGCAGCACAAACAGTCATTAATGAAGCAAATGCTTTAAAAGCAGTAGTGAACGAATTCAATGACTTAGTGAATACGCACGAAAATTTAGAAATGACTTTGGAGCTACTAAAAGAAGAACCAGATGAAGAGCTGCAAGAAGAGCTTAGTAATGAACTTGTTGAGTTCCAACAAAAAATGGATGCATTTGAATTACAGATGCTTCTAAGTGAACCATATGATAAAAACAATGCAATTTTAGAGCTTCACCCAGGTGCTGGTGGTACAGAATCACAGGACTGGGGCTCAATGCTTCTTCGTATGTATACACGTTGGGCAGAACAGCACGGTTTTAAAGTAGAAACAATGGATTACTTACCAGGTGATGAAGCTGGGATTAAATCCGTGACATTGTTAATCCAAGGTCACAATGCATATGGTTATTTAAAAGCTGAAAAGGGTGTACATCGTTTAGTTCGTATTTCGCCATTTGATTCTGCAGGTCGTCGTCATACATCTTTCGTTTCATGTGATGTTATGCCAGAATTCAACAATGAGATTGAAATCGATATCCGTTCTGAAGATCTAAAAGTTGATACATATCGTGCAACAGGTGCAGGTGGACAGCATATTAATACGACGGACTCGGCTGTTCGTATTACGCATATCCCAACAGGTGTTGTAGTATCGTGTCAGGCGGAGCGTTCGCAAATTAAAAACCGCGATAAAGCAATGAACATGTTAAAAGCGAAGTTGTATCAATTAGAAATTGAAAAACAACAAGCTGAATTAGATGCGATTCGCGGAGAGCAAAAAGAAATTGGCTGGGGTTCACAAATTCGTTCTTACGTCTTCCACCCATATTCAATGGTAAAAGACCACCGTACAAGTTTTGAAACTGGTAACGTTCAAGGAGTTATGGACGGAGAACTAGATGGTTTCATTAATGCTTATTTACGAACTCGAATTGGACAATAACATTATAAAAGGGCTTCATCTGTGGTGAATAGATGAAGCCCTTTTCTTGTCGAGAGGATTCTGAATGAAGCATCTGTTATGGTGTATTTTGTTTTGTATTTATGAAAAGACTACTATGTAACAAACTAAGGGTTACAGGTTCGTCATATTCATCGCTTTTTTTAATACCTTTACTTCAGCTTTTGTGTTTAATGTATCATTAGCGAGTATTCCAAGCTTTTCATCCATGGTGTCGAGTCTCTCGTTGATCGTATTAATTTTGCCAAGTAACTCTGAATGGTTTCGATCAACCTTTTCTTCAAGCGAATCCATTCGATTTTCAAGGGAGTCCATTCTACTCACAAGAGAATCCATTCGGTTTTCAAGGGAATCCATTCTACTCTCAAGAGAACCAATCCGGTTTTCAAGAGAATCCATTCTCCCATTGAGCGCTGTAAAATGCTCATCCATTTTTGATGATAATTCCAACACAGCTTGTAGAACTTGTTGATTTTCACCCATCCTGCATTCCTCCTTTTAAAGATTTGTTTCATGAATTTAATTACTCCTAACTATTATAGTGGGTAGGATTTTTCAGTTCAATACTGTCAGTTAGTTAAGAATTTGTAAAGAAACACTTGTATATAAAACTTCAACTCCCCTCCTAATAAGCAAAATCTTCCCATTTGAAATACAATTGCATAATTGTATGAGTAGAGGTAAAATAATAATACGAACAAACGTTCTTTTAGGAGGGGTTTTTGTGGCGCATATTCCCATTGAAACTGTCCCGTATTTAGAATCGGCAATTTACTTACCAATGCTTCTTACCGTGTTAGAAAAGGATTATGCTGAAGTTGAAGCTGGACAGTTTAAACTGAAGCGTCCATATATAAAACTAATTGAAAAAGCGAAGGAAAGTGCATTGGATGATTTGAAAAAAACAAAAACATATTTAAAAGAACATCAATTAAAAGTAATTCGTGGTAGTTCAGATGAATTATTTACGGAGTATTCTTTTCACTTTCAACAAACAATGGAAGTGAGAAGGTATTCAAATATACGACTCCGCAATCAGGTTGAAGATCTACTTAATCGTTATTTGTTCATGGCATCGAAGAATCCGAATCAGAATCAATAGAAAGGAAAGTCATTTTGAATTTCTTGCCTTTTATTTTTAATATATATTTGGAACATTGTGGAATAAACATATTGTGAACTAAATGATGAGGAATGAACTTGTAGAGTTAGTTCTCGTCCATCCTTTAAAGTGATTTCTGTACAATTTTTTACTTTTTTGAAGTTGATAATGGCATGTAGTCCAATCCAACAATTATCTGATGAATCCGGTGATAAAAGCGGGAAGAAAACACATGGAAAACCATTAGCATAAGAAATAGAAATCGGTAATTTATGTTTTTCTTCTCCAAAGAATTCTTTAGCAAACTGACGTGCAGCATGATAATTAATGGACATTTTCTTACAAGATTCTTTGATTATTTTAAGTGGTGATTGTGAGACGAGGACTTCACCGCCCTTATCATATACACGTGAATATGTTTTGTTGTTGTCCAGATGAATTGGTTCGATCATGTAAGTATTTCGTGTTACACAATATGAATCTACAAAATTTCCTTTTTTCAAAATAGTTTCCTCCTTATATGAAATTAGTATAATCGGCCGATTTACAAATATCATAAATCGAAATTCGAGTGTTTTCAACATAATACTTACTAATTTTCAAAAGATTTACAATAGCATTACAATTTGTTCGACAAAAACAGATACATATTAACTAGTGTTTTGTAACTTTTGGGCTAGTTCAAATGTAGTGTAATCATAAGTTCTTAACAATTCGGACTATTAGTGATTGGAGATCGCATGGTAATAAAAAATGCGAACATATTTTGGAGGAATGACGGCCAATACATAGCGAAATTACTAATTTTTTAAAAGATAAATAAATTAATATATTTTTCAGAAAATATTGCAAATTGAAATTAGATTTTTTATAATAGAAAAAAGGGAATCGGGGTGATATCGATGGATAAATTTTATTCATACACAGATTTTCTTAAAGCAGTTGGAAACACTCAACATGCAAATGAATCTGAAAAGTTATTGAATGACATTTATTTGGACTTGTTTTTAAACAGAATGAAAAGACTTCAAAGAATCGAACAGTTGAAAAATTTCATCGATAATGCATTAGATGAAAAAAATGAGGCAGCGTTTTACAAATATGCTCAGGAATTAAACGAGCTGCAAGAGAGTAGTTAGTTAGGCTGTCTAGGTGCACGAAGAATTAAGTGCTTAAATACATCAAGAATTAAATGAATTTTTAAAGTGGAAAGTCAATGTAGAATATTGGTAAGTAAGTTATTTTACGATGTCGGATTATAATTGGTAGAGTGAATTGGTGAAAAGTATAGATAAGCTTATTAAACAACATAAATATTTCATAAAAAGTTGCCTAAACATAAAATGTCCACCAACCAATTGGACAAATATAGTTTTGGCGACTTTTTGTTTGGAGATAGACAGTTTCTGTTAGAAAATTGATTATAGTAACTTCACAAAATACAATGTATAGTTAAGGTAGTAAAGAAATAAAGGAGGGTCACTTCTTTGGTATCTTCAAAAGATGTTGCAAAACATGCAGGAGTATCTCAAACAACAGTTTCTCGTGTATTAAACACACCAGAACTAGTAAAAAAACCTACGCTCGATAAGGTGATGAATTCAATCCAGGAGTTAAATTACATTCCAAACGCTCTTGCTCGATCCCTCGTTCAAAATAAAACAAGCACGATTGTTCTATTATCAGGTCCATTACATAACCCATTTTTTGTTGATACGACGACAGCAATAGTCAATTATGCAAATTCGAAGGGCTATCGAGTCAATGTACAGTTTGTAAATGACAATAATTTAACTGAAGCCTATGCAACAGCGATAGAACAAAAAGTAGATGGCATCATTTTATCGTGTATATTAATTGACGATCCAATTTTTGGAAGGTTAGAGAAAATGGATATTCCATTTATTACATATAATCGCAAGCATAAAAATAATCGTCATTTTGTAGAAATAGATAATTTTGAAGCAGGATATTTGTCGGCGAAGCACCTAATTGAACTTGGTCATACGAATATTGCTTGGGTTGGTGGACCCTTAACAACGAGCACATTTAATAATCGGTACGAAGGGTTTCTTAAAGCACTAAAAGATTATCAGATATCCGTTGAAGCAGAGTATATAATTCAAACAGATACCTCAAAAAAAGATGTTTCCAGAGCTTTTCATGACCTAATGCAATTAAAAAAACGCCCAACAGGAATTTGTGCAGGTTCAGATTCACTTGCTCTGTATTTAATGGATGAAGCTATTTATGCAAATTTCAGGATTCCCGAAGACATTAGTCTCATCGGTATAGATAATGTGGATATTAGCCATCATGCATCAATTCAATTAACAACAGTTGGGAGTATATCTAAAGAAAATTTAGGATTAATGGCAATTCATAAGTTAATAGAATTGATAGAAAATAAAAAAAACTCTTGCGTAAAAATTACCGAGTCTGTTAAAGTATTTGATAGAAGTACAACACGTCGAGTATAAAACAAACAAATTTTAATAGTTTGTTTTATACTAAATTCTAAAATGAATACGTAGTCATTTTAGAATATATTTTTAAAGTAAAATGGTTACGTATTCAATACTGATTAATAATAAAAGGGGGTTAATGATAAAACTTTTATTAACAAAATTGCAAGGGGTTACATTGGGGAAGGAGAAATTAAATTATGTTATGGAAGAATCGACAATATGGTGAAGAAGCACCATATATACCAGCTGGTACTTTTAAGATACGTTTACCTTTTGTTCATTATCGTTTTGAATGGCCAGATTATGTTCAAGGTCTATTAATGTGTGCTGTGGATTTAGGAGCTATTACACTATTAGGTCAACACTTAGGTATGCCGTTTGAGGTAGCTTTAGCGGTAGTAGTAATAAATGGACTATTCTATTTAATACATCATCTATTGGGGGACCCAGTCATTCCAGGGTGGATCACACCAGCAATTCCCCTGATTGTTTTATTTGTTACACAATTTGATGAGGGACCTGATCGAATTTATGCATTAATCGCCTTTCAGCTAACCTTAGGTATTTTGTCCATAATACTAGGTGTCACAGGCTTAGCTAGTAAAGTAGTACATATGGTTCCAAATGCAATCAAAGCAGGAATTATTCTTGGTGCAGGTATTGGAGCTGTTGTTTCCGTATTTGGAGAAACTGGACAATTCAACACTTTCCCATTCACTATTACAATTTGTATTGGGTTTGCTTTTTATCTAACATTTTCAAAATCTTTTGAAAAAATAAGGAAAAATAACAAAGGATTTTTATTTACTTTATTAGGAAACCTCGGAATTCTTCCAGCTATTTTCCTTGCTGTTATTGTTGCACCGCTATTTGGAGAAGCGAAATGGCCGGATATTCAATGGGGGTTTAGTAAACCAGATTTTGCTACATTATGGTCTAATTATACTGTTTTCGGATTAGGAATTCCTGATATTTCCTTCTTTGTTCAAGCATTCCCTGCAGTGCTTGCTACTTATCTAGTTGTTTTCGGTGATGTGCTTAAAACAAAGGCATTACTTTCTGAATCAGATGTTGCCAGAATCGATGAAAAGGTTGATTACAATCCTAACCGTGCACATTTAATTTTTGGAGGAAGAAATGCCGTAATGAGTATACTTGGCCCAGACATTACAATGTGTGGACCAATGTGGGCAGCAATGCAGGTGGTTGTAATTGAACGTTTTAAAGAAGGTAAAAAAGCAATGAATTCCTTATTTGGAGGAATTGGATCTTTCCGTTGGGGTACAAATACTGGTTTATTGTTATTACCAATTGTAAGCCTAGTTCAGCCAATTCTAGGTGTTGCTCTAGCATTGACATTGCTTGTTCAAGGCTATGTAAGTGTTCGAATTGGCGTTATGCAAGCTCGAAGCCAACGTGATTTAGGAATTGCTGGTATTGTTGCTGCACTATTAGTTATTAAGGGTGCCTCATGGGCATTTGCAGTAGGAATCGTACTTTGTGTTTTACTTTATGGTAAAGATTTCTTCAAAGGAGAAGTCGACAGTACATTTATGAAAGATCTTCAAGATCAAGAAAACCAAAAAAACCAAAAAAACCCAAAAAACCAACAAGATCAACAAGATCAACAAGACAAACAAGACAAACAAGAAGACCAAGAAAACGAGAAAGGGGATTTGAGCGAAGATGCAAAAAATAAATCAGAACAAGAACTTGTCGAAGTATGATTCAGAAAAAAAGTATTACGTAAATGGAGAATGGAAATCTTCTGAAAAACTAGCACAGCTATACTCACCCTATACAAAAGAAATTATTGCTTATATTCCTCAAGCAAATCGTGAAGAGGTGGAGCAAGCAATTGACGTAGCTCACAATACGAGACAACAAATGGCAGAACTAACAGCTTTTGAGCGTGCTGCGATATTAGAGCAAATTACGCAACTCTTCATTCAAAATAGACAACAAGCAGCTGAGATCATTTCTTTGGAATCAGCAAAGCCAATCAAATATGCATTAGGTGAAATTGACCGTACGATAGAAACATATAAATTTGCAGCGGAGGAAGCAAAACGTCTAAAAGGTGAAATCATTCCAATGGATGCCGCAAGGAATGGCGCAAATCGTTTTGGTTATACAATTGAAGAGCCGCTAGGAGTAATTGGGGCGATTACACCGTTTAATTTCCCACAAAATTTAGTGGCACATAAAGTAGGACCGGCCATTGCATCAGGAAATACAATCGTATTAAAACCAGCGTCTCAAACACCTTTATCAGCATTATTCTTAGCTGAATTGATTGACCAAACGGACTTACCAAAAGGCGCTTTTAATGTCGTAACAGGTAGTGGTAGTACTGTTGGGGATGCATTGGTAGAGAACGATAAAGTAAAGATGATTACGTTTACAGGTAGCCCAGCTGTAGGAATTAACATTCGAAATAAAGCTGGATTAAAGAAGGTTGCACTAGAACTTGGGTCGAATGCGGGTGTTATTATCGACAATGGTGTGGACTTATCTAAAATTGTACCGAAATGTGTAACGGGTGCTTTTTCAAACCAAGGACAAGTATGTATTTCTTTACAACGAACATATGTAATGGACGAGCTATTTGATGACTTTATTCAACAATTTGAGGCTTATACAA
Coding sequences:
- the prfB gene encoding peptide chain release factor 2 (programmed frameshift), with protein sequence MFEFADVRNVLETSAKKLADFRGSLDLENKEARIQELDEMMLMPDFWNDQNAAQTVINEANALKAVVNEFNDLVNTHENLEMTLELLKEEPDEELQEELSNELVEFQQKMDAFELQMLLSEPYDKNNAILELHPGAGGTESQDWGSMLLRMYTRWAEQHGFKVETMDYLPGDEAGIKSVTLLIQGHNAYGYLKAEKGVHRLVRISPFDSAGRRHTSFVSCDVMPEFNNEIEIDIRSEDLKVDTYRATGAGGQHINTTDSAVRITHIPTGVVVSCQAERSQIKNRDKAMNMLKAKLYQLEIEKQQAELDAIRGEQKEIGWGSQIRSYVFHPYSMVKDHRTSFETGNVQGVMDGELDGFINAYLRTRIGQ
- a CDS encoding competence protein ComK, which gives rise to MKKGNFVDSYCVTRNTYMIEPIHLDNNKTYSRVYDKGGEVLVSQSPLKIIKESCKKMSINYHAARQFAKEFFGEEKHKLPISISYANGFPCVFFPLLSPDSSDNCWIGLHAIINFKKVKNCTEITLKDGRELTLQVHSSSFSSQYVYSTMFQIYIKNKRQEIQNDFPFY
- a CDS encoding IDEAL domain-containing protein, yielding MDKFYSYTDFLKAVGNTQHANESEKLLNDIYLDLFLNRMKRLQRIEQLKNFIDNALDEKNEAAFYKYAQELNELQESS
- a CDS encoding LacI family DNA-binding transcriptional regulator, producing the protein MVSSKDVAKHAGVSQTTVSRVLNTPELVKKPTLDKVMNSIQELNYIPNALARSLVQNKTSTIVLLSGPLHNPFFVDTTTAIVNYANSKGYRVNVQFVNDNNLTEAYATAIEQKVDGIILSCILIDDPIFGRLEKMDIPFITYNRKHKNNRHFVEIDNFEAGYLSAKHLIELGHTNIAWVGGPLTTSTFNNRYEGFLKALKDYQISVEAEYIIQTDTSKKDVSRAFHDLMQLKKRPTGICAGSDSLALYLMDEAIYANFRIPEDISLIGIDNVDISHHASIQLTTVGSISKENLGLMAIHKLIELIENKKNSCVKITESVKVFDRSTTRRV
- a CDS encoding aldehyde dehydrogenase family protein, yielding MQKINQNKNLSKYDSEKKYYVNGEWKSSEKLAQLYSPYTKEIIAYIPQANREEVEQAIDVAHNTRQQMAELTAFERAAILEQITQLFIQNRQQAAEIISLESAKPIKYALGEIDRTIETYKFAAEEAKRLKGEIIPMDAARNGANRFGYTIEEPLGVIGAITPFNFPQNLVAHKVGPAIASGNTIVLKPASQTPLSALFLAELIDQTDLPKGAFNVVTGSGSTVGDALVENDKVKMITFTGSPAVGINIRNKAGLKKVALELGSNAGVIIDNGVDLSKIVPKCVTGAFSNQGQVCISLQRTYVMDELFDDFIQQFEAYTKELVVGDPLEVTTDISAMIHPKEQERALTWIEEAVQNGAKVITGGTIENGVLMPTILTDVTPDSKVTCQEVFAPIVVVSRISSIVEGIEAINDSNYGLQAGIFTNNIQTAFKASRLFEVGGVMINDIPTYRVDQMPYGGVKESGTGKEGVKYAIHEMTETKLIVWNQNEE